Proteins from a genomic interval of Corynebacterium freiburgense:
- a CDS encoding trypsin-like serine protease produces the protein MRKFLSSILLTAALLPVAMAPNAGAVDNENVETTTQQSGPLDNLRYGKDIEYLPEATSTVPVNDTRVAAMWSIGPDGAKPVRDCTASHLQGPFWITAEHCVPDGGSTMRVIKNFKNQVAGVQTVYTKSYEYDVALIKVGSGITADSFSLPGKAPEVGDYLNLLGYGASNEYSSLAEVNITKFLDSININGRDTHEVMETRAAGSSRTCGGDSGAAIFKENTLFAIHTAGHYNPSCRDKEDSPMIHTSVYPHLEWINNTIQENTRSTPQEVNWSDESKRAFSRAMQ, from the coding sequence ATGCGCAAATTCCTTTCTTCTATCCTTCTCACTGCTGCCTTATTGCCGGTGGCTATGGCGCCAAATGCGGGGGCCGTCGATAATGAAAATGTAGAAACAACTACGCAACAATCTGGGCCGCTGGACAATCTTCGGTATGGGAAGGACATTGAATATCTTCCTGAGGCAACCAGCACAGTTCCGGTAAATGACACCCGAGTGGCGGCAATGTGGAGCATTGGCCCAGATGGAGCAAAGCCTGTTCGCGATTGCACGGCAAGCCATCTTCAAGGGCCATTTTGGATTACGGCAGAGCACTGTGTTCCCGATGGCGGATCAACCATGCGCGTAATTAAGAATTTCAAAAACCAAGTTGCTGGTGTACAAACTGTCTACACCAAATCCTATGAATATGATGTCGCCCTTATAAAGGTTGGTAGTGGCATTACTGCAGATAGCTTTTCCTTGCCTGGCAAGGCACCAGAAGTAGGCGACTATTTAAATCTTTTGGGCTATGGTGCGAGCAATGAATACTCTTCTTTGGCTGAAGTAAATATCACCAAGTTCCTTGACAGCATCAATATTAATGGGCGAGATACACACGAGGTTATGGAAACTCGGGCGGCTGGTTCATCACGCACATGTGGTGGCGATTCTGGCGCTGCAATTTTCAAGGAAAACACACTATTTGCCATCCATACGGCTGGTCATTACAACCCCTCTTGCCGGGATAAAGAAGATAGCCCAATGATTCACACGAGTGTTTATCCACACCTTGAGTGGATAAACAATACTATTCAGGAAAATACCCGTTCAACACCACAAGAAGTGAACTGGAGTGATGAATCGAAGAGGGCTTTCTCACGCGCTATGCAATAG
- the menD gene encoding 2-succinyl-5-enolpyruvyl-6-hydroxy-3-cyclohexene-1-carboxylic-acid synthase, translating into MSSASIAADVVAELAAVSSDIVVCPGSRNAPLLLALRRRSDIRIHVRIDERSAAFLALGLARAQKRPVAVVMTSGTAVAHCLPAMIEAHHSNIPLIVVSADRPSRLVGTGASQTIDQQELFGKFAETFHIEFAENGITGKAIEAAPAHLNVALDTPLAEVAEPVAVERRRAGASIRDYGEVELDLSRRTLVIAGDGAWSIEELADVPTIAEPSAPAPFAPVHPLAAGILARTQVSAEGYVVETKPEQVVVVGHPTLHRGVLKLMSDPEIDLIVLTRTTPTDPARKAQYIGSRVRVKGKQDSGWLKMCSAASELAGTTVRETLEKHSFTGLHAAAAVADTLAVGDVLVLGASNPVRDASLVGLPFDGVETYAQRGVAGIDGMIAQSIGIALAKQTEHLDTLRPPRVVALMGDLTFLHDIGSLQIGPLEARSENLTIVVANDNGGGIFELLEVGAKDLRDDFERVFGTPHNVDIAALCAGYGISHVAVSSVGELTHALLDTIDIAPGIRVIEATTRRDNRREMHLELKL; encoded by the coding sequence ATGAGTAGTGCCTCGATTGCGGCTGATGTTGTCGCAGAACTTGCTGCTGTTTCTTCGGATATTGTTGTGTGTCCAGGATCGCGGAATGCGCCGTTATTGCTTGCTCTTCGCCGCCGAAGTGACATCCGTATTCATGTTCGCATTGATGAGCGTTCTGCGGCGTTCCTTGCGCTCGGTTTGGCTCGTGCGCAAAAGCGTCCAGTGGCTGTTGTTATGACCTCGGGTACCGCTGTGGCACATTGTTTGCCCGCAATGATTGAGGCACATCATTCAAACATTCCATTGATTGTGGTCAGTGCAGATCGTCCATCGCGCCTTGTGGGTACCGGTGCCAGCCAAACTATTGATCAACAAGAACTTTTTGGAAAGTTCGCAGAAACATTTCATATTGAATTCGCGGAAAATGGGATAACTGGAAAAGCGATCGAGGCAGCTCCGGCGCATCTTAATGTGGCCTTGGATACGCCATTAGCTGAGGTTGCCGAACCTGTGGCAGTGGAGCGGCGCAGGGCGGGGGCGTCGATACGCGATTACGGTGAAGTTGAATTAGATCTGTCACGTCGAACCTTGGTTATTGCTGGTGATGGCGCTTGGTCAATTGAAGAATTGGCTGATGTTCCAACTATCGCTGAGCCCAGTGCTCCTGCACCTTTTGCCCCGGTGCATCCATTAGCGGCAGGTATTTTGGCGCGTACGCAGGTGAGTGCGGAAGGCTATGTGGTGGAGACAAAGCCAGAGCAGGTTGTGGTTGTGGGGCACCCAACACTGCACAGGGGAGTACTCAAACTGATGAGTGATCCGGAGATTGATCTGATAGTGCTCACACGTACCACTCCAACCGACCCAGCGCGTAAAGCGCAATATATCGGTTCGCGGGTCCGTGTGAAGGGAAAACAGGATTCCGGCTGGTTGAAGATGTGCTCGGCGGCGTCGGAACTTGCGGGAACTACCGTGCGTGAAACCTTGGAGAAGCATTCATTTACTGGTTTGCATGCCGCAGCGGCCGTTGCGGACACACTGGCCGTGGGTGACGTATTGGTTTTAGGGGCGAGCAACCCGGTCCGAGATGCGAGTCTTGTGGGACTGCCCTTTGATGGTGTGGAAACCTATGCTCAGCGCGGCGTTGCCGGCATTGATGGCATGATCGCACAATCAATCGGCATTGCACTTGCAAAACAAACAGAACATTTGGATACTTTGCGTCCACCCAGAGTGGTTGCTCTTATGGGAGACCTTACATTCCTGCACGATATTGGGTCATTGCAGATCGGACCGTTGGAGGCGCGGTCGGAAAACCTCACCATAGTTGTGGCCAATGACAATGGTGGCGGTATTTTCGAACTCCTGGAGGTGGGCGCAAAAGACCTCCGAGATGATTTCGAGCGGGTGTTTGGAACGCCTCATAATGTTGATATAGCGGCATTGTGTGCAGGCTACGGAATTTCGCATGTTGCAGTATCCTCGGTGGGCGAGCTTACTCATGCGTTGCTTGACACAATAGATATTGCGCCAGGTATCCGTGTTATTGAAGCTACAACCCGTCGAGATAACCGTCGTGAAATGCATTTGGAACTAAAACTATGA
- a CDS encoding DUF3592 domain-containing protein gives MTRRFHQLVLLLWVACLLGAVGMVAGAYHNDRTIAADPGRALARVTAVGFRTTVDYQDEEGIFHSPQAGLLYPTGLGEGQRVWVTYAKTNPDLVKVEHRTWHLSVVPALSIAAVGSIIAAVLWGLVSGIGHWRERRKQ, from the coding sequence ATGACCCGTAGGTTTCACCAACTTGTATTGTTGCTTTGGGTGGCATGCTTGCTTGGTGCCGTAGGGATGGTTGCCGGGGCATATCACAATGACCGCACAATTGCTGCTGACCCGGGCCGGGCACTAGCTCGTGTTACCGCTGTTGGTTTCCGCACTACAGTGGACTACCAGGATGAAGAAGGAATATTTCATTCCCCGCAAGCCGGGTTGCTGTATCCCACTGGATTGGGAGAAGGCCAACGCGTGTGGGTAACCTACGCAAAGACCAATCCAGACTTAGTGAAAGTGGAACATCGAACGTGGCATCTATCGGTGGTGCCAGCTTTAAGCATTGCGGCGGTCGGCAGCATTATTGCTGCGGTGCTTTGGGGTTTAGTTTCGGGCATTGGGCATTGGCGTGAGCGGAGGAAGCAGTGA
- a CDS encoding glycosyltransferase family 4 protein, with product MKVAVVAESFLPNINGVTNSVLRVLEYLREHGHDAIVIAPGARDFEEEIHEYLGFPIIRVPTIMVPLIDSLPIGVPRPLVTQAIRDFLPDVIHLASPFVLGGAGAFAARMLQIPAVAVYQTDVAGFASRYHLSPLAAASWEWTKTLHNMCARTLAPSSAAIADLHEHGIERVYHWGRGVDTQTFCPSKRNDALRVQWSPQGLPIVGFVGRLAAEKGVHRLSVLSDAPVQLVIIGDGPERPTLEEELPNAIFMGELSGEALAEAYASLDVFVHPGEHETFCQAIQEALASGIPAIAPRAGGPIDLIQNGINGYLIPPEHFADQLLEKVFDSTPEMGIAAREGVRDKTWSSLCAQLLRHYEAVIYEATR from the coding sequence GTGAAGGTAGCCGTGGTTGCGGAGTCTTTTCTGCCCAATATTAATGGTGTAACCAATTCCGTTTTGCGCGTCTTAGAATACTTACGCGAACACGGGCATGATGCAATTGTGATTGCGCCAGGTGCCCGCGATTTTGAAGAAGAAATCCATGAATACCTTGGGTTTCCGATTATCCGTGTGCCCACGATTATGGTTCCGCTAATCGATTCCCTTCCGATCGGTGTGCCTCGCCCTCTGGTCACCCAAGCCATACGTGACTTCCTCCCCGACGTTATCCATTTAGCATCTCCGTTCGTGCTCGGCGGGGCAGGGGCATTTGCTGCCAGGATGCTACAAATTCCCGCGGTTGCCGTCTATCAAACCGATGTTGCTGGGTTCGCTAGCCGCTACCACCTCTCCCCATTAGCGGCGGCTAGTTGGGAATGGACAAAAACACTTCACAATATGTGTGCGCGCACACTCGCACCTTCTTCCGCAGCGATCGCCGACCTTCATGAGCACGGAATAGAACGCGTATATCACTGGGGAAGGGGCGTAGATACGCAAACATTCTGCCCCTCCAAACGTAACGACGCCCTCCGTGTCCAATGGTCACCCCAAGGTTTACCGATCGTAGGTTTTGTAGGAAGGCTGGCGGCAGAGAAAGGTGTTCACCGTCTTTCTGTGCTTTCCGACGCCCCCGTCCAACTCGTAATCATTGGCGACGGTCCCGAACGCCCAACGCTCGAAGAAGAACTACCAAATGCGATCTTTATGGGGGAACTCTCCGGTGAGGCACTCGCTGAAGCGTATGCCAGCCTCGATGTATTCGTACACCCAGGCGAACATGAAACTTTTTGCCAAGCTATTCAAGAGGCCCTTGCCTCCGGTATTCCCGCGATCGCTCCCCGTGCTGGCGGCCCCATTGATCTCATTCAAAATGGCATTAACGGATACTTAATCCCACCGGAGCACTTCGCCGACCAGCTACTCGAAAAAGTATTTGATTCCACGCCCGAGATGGGGATTGCTGCACGCGAAGGTGTGCGCGATAAAACCTGGAGTAGTTTGTGTGCCCAGCTTCTTCGCCACTATGAGGCTGTAATTTATGAAGCCACCCGCTAA
- a CDS encoding demethylmenaquinone methyltransferase, producing MAKANLDKNPRDVARMFDDVGEKYDLTNSILSLGQDRLWRQRTRARLALQPGERVLDLAAGTAVSTVELAKSGAWVVACDFSPGMLAAGRGRNVPKVVGDGMHLPFADNSFDAVTISFGLRNIHDFRAGLQELSRVTKPGGRLVVAEFSTPIVPIFGRIYKEYLMRLLPKIARVVSSNPEAYEYLADSIRAWPDQETLAKEINANGWSDCGWQNLTLGITALHAAKKAKQ from the coding sequence GTGGCTAAAGCAAACCTGGACAAAAACCCGCGCGACGTGGCACGAATGTTTGATGATGTCGGCGAAAAATACGATCTCACTAACTCGATCCTATCCCTCGGCCAAGATCGCCTATGGCGCCAACGAACCCGAGCACGTTTAGCCCTGCAGCCAGGGGAACGAGTACTCGATCTTGCCGCTGGAACCGCAGTATCCACGGTGGAGCTAGCCAAATCTGGCGCCTGGGTTGTTGCTTGTGATTTCTCTCCCGGAATGCTGGCAGCTGGTCGTGGACGCAATGTACCCAAAGTAGTCGGAGATGGTATGCACCTACCCTTTGCCGACAATAGTTTCGACGCCGTGACGATTAGTTTTGGCCTGCGCAATATCCATGACTTTCGTGCGGGCCTGCAAGAATTATCCAGGGTCACCAAACCAGGTGGGCGCCTTGTAGTTGCTGAGTTTTCCACCCCAATAGTCCCCATTTTCGGACGAATCTACAAAGAATATCTGATGCGGCTACTCCCAAAAATCGCCCGGGTTGTTTCCTCCAACCCGGAGGCATATGAATACCTTGCCGATTCCATCCGTGCCTGGCCAGACCAAGAAACACTTGCCAAAGAAATCAATGCCAATGGCTGGTCCGACTGTGGATGGCAAAACCTCACCCTCGGTATCACCGCACTTCACGCTGCCAAAAAAGCTAAACAATAG
- a CDS encoding geranylgeranyl reductase family protein, with translation MVPVTSVDVLVVGAGPAGAAAAYHAARRGFETLLVDSATFPRDKTCGDGLTPRAIHQLHNMGIDATLHYASHGLKLHGFGGSVTAPWPDTPFGTVGSAMPRTQLDAMIVDHARTAGATVWEDSPASDPIFTNGRITSVQAGTNRVTCNNVIVADGVRSTFGKLLGRTWHKEQVYGIAARSYCTTPRSKEPWIHSHLELRDELGVVQPGYGWIFPLGDGRANVGCGALSTTRRPAKINTKKLLQTYASQQHDWDFSPPEQIASALLPMGGAVSGVAGKNWMLIGDAAACVNPLNGEGIDYGLETAELSVNLLGAGNYTALWPEQLRTHYGQAFLLARTLARVLTYPKFLPLAGPFAFRGPFAEVVMNHAARLMGNLITEEDSDLVSRIWRAAGHTTRLHTNNQLWGELK, from the coding sequence ATGGTGCCCGTGACTAGTGTTGACGTACTCGTGGTTGGCGCAGGACCCGCCGGAGCCGCTGCCGCATACCATGCTGCCCGACGCGGATTTGAAACCCTCCTTGTAGATTCCGCTACGTTTCCCAGAGACAAAACCTGCGGCGATGGTCTTACCCCACGGGCTATTCACCAGCTACATAACATGGGTATAGACGCCACTTTGCACTATGCCTCCCACGGACTCAAACTTCATGGATTCGGCGGCTCAGTCACCGCCCCCTGGCCCGACACCCCTTTTGGTACCGTCGGCTCTGCAATGCCACGCACGCAACTAGACGCCATGATTGTCGACCATGCACGTACCGCTGGCGCTACCGTATGGGAAGATTCACCCGCCTCCGATCCTATATTTACCAACGGCAGGATCACTTCAGTTCAAGCTGGCACAAATCGCGTAACCTGCAATAACGTCATCGTTGCCGACGGTGTCCGCTCCACTTTTGGCAAGCTTCTCGGACGCACTTGGCATAAAGAACAGGTGTATGGGATTGCCGCCCGCTCATACTGCACCACCCCACGAAGCAAAGAGCCTTGGATCCACTCACACCTGGAACTTCGTGATGAACTCGGCGTAGTCCAACCTGGTTACGGCTGGATTTTCCCGCTTGGCGACGGCCGCGCAAACGTCGGATGCGGCGCCCTCTCCACTACCCGGCGCCCGGCAAAGATAAACACTAAAAAACTACTCCAAACATATGCCTCACAACAGCATGACTGGGACTTTTCACCCCCGGAACAAATAGCCAGCGCCCTCCTACCCATGGGAGGCGCAGTTTCCGGAGTCGCCGGAAAAAACTGGATGCTCATTGGCGACGCAGCAGCATGCGTAAACCCCCTCAATGGCGAAGGCATCGACTATGGACTCGAAACAGCTGAACTTTCCGTAAACCTTCTCGGTGCAGGAAATTACACCGCCCTCTGGCCCGAGCAATTACGAACCCACTACGGCCAAGCATTCCTCCTAGCCAGAACGCTAGCCCGAGTCCTTACCTACCCCAAATTCCTACCCTTAGCTGGACCTTTTGCCTTTCGTGGCCCGTTCGCGGAGGTGGTAATGAACCACGCCGCTCGACTCATGGGAAACCTAATTACAGAAGAAGACAGCGACCTAGTCTCTCGCATCTGGCGTGCCGCCGGACACACCACAAGGCTCCATACCAACAACCAACTCTGGGGCGAACTTAAATAA